TGCCCCTCGACTCCGCGATCCACCCCGCGCTGCCCACCGACCACCCGCTGACCACCCGGGACGCCTCTCGCTCCACGGCGGAGTCGCCCCTGGTCACCGCGTACCGGGGCGGCACCCCGTCCCGCACGCCGGTGTGGTTCATGCGCCAGGCCGGCCGCTCGCTGCCGGAGTACCGGGCCGTGCGCGAGGGGATCGGGATGCTCGAGTCCTGCCTCAAGCCGGAGCTGGCCGCCGAGATCACCCTGCAGCCGGTGCGCCGGCACGACGTGGACGCGGCCATCTTCTTCTCGGACATCGTCATCCCCCTGAAGCTGGCCGGCGTGGACGTGGACATCGTCCCCGGCGTGGGCCCCGTGCTGGGCTCGGCCGTGCGCACCGCCGAGGACGTCGCCGCGCTGCCGCAGCTGACCGACGAGGCCCTCGAGCCCATCCGCGAGGCCGTCCGGCTGACCGTGGCCGAGCTCGGCTCCACCCCGCTCATCGGCTTCGCCGGCGCCCCGTTCACCGTGGCCGCGTACATGGTGGAGGGCCGGCCCTCGCGCGACCACCTCGGGCCGCGCACGATGATGCACTCCGACCCGGAGGCCTGGGGCGCGCTGGCGGCGTGGGCCGCCGATGCCGCCGGGAGGTTCCTGCGGGCCCAGATCGAGGCCGGGGCCTCCGCCGGCCAGCTCTTCGACTCCTGGGCCGGCTCCCTGTCCGTGGCCGACTACGTCCGCCACGTCCAGCCGCACTCGGCCCGCGCGCTCGGCCACGTCCGGGACCTCGCCCGGGCCCACGGCGTGCCGCTCGTGCACTTCGGCACCGGCACCTCGGAGCTGCTGCCGGCCATGCGCGACGCCGGCGCGAGCGTCATGGGCGTGGACTACCGCCTGCCGCTGGGCGAGGCCCACCGGCGGCTGGCCGCCGCCCCCGGCCCGGACGGCCGCGGCGCCGTCCCGCTGCAGGGCAACATCGACCCGGCCCTGCTCGCCGCCCCCTGGGACGTCCTCGAGGCCCACGTGCGCGAGGTCGTCGAGGCGGGCCGGGAGGCCCCCGGCCACGTGGTCAACCTCGGCCACGGCGTGCCGCCGACCACGGACCCGGACGTGCTCACGCGGGTCGTGGAGCTGGTCCACTCCCTCCGGCCGTGACCGGGGGACCCGTGGACCCGGCCCGTCCCGTCGTCCCGGCCCCGGCCCCGGACGCCGGGGCGACGGCCGTCGTCATCGGCGGCGGGGTCTCGGGGCTGCTCGCCGGCTGGGAACTGGCCCGCGCGGGGCACCGGGTCACCGTGCTCGAGTCCACCGGCGTCCCCGGCGGCTGCGTCGCGCCGGTGGAGGCGCCGCTGCCGGACGGGCCGTCCCTCGTGCTCGACGCCGGCGCCGAGTCCTTCGCCGTCCGCACCCCCGCCGTGCGGGAGCTCGTGGACGAGCTGGGGCTGTCCGCCGCCGTCGTGCGCCCGGAGCCGACCGGATCGTGGCTGTTCCTGCCGGCGCCGGCCGGGGCCGGGCCGGGCCGGGCCGTGCGCGCCCCGCGCGTCGGGCTCCTCGGGATCCCCGGGGACCTGGACGCGCCCGAGGTGGCCGAGGCGCTGGGTCCGGAGGCCCTGGACCGGGCCCGGCGGGACCTGCGGGCGCCGGTGGACCGGTGGGCGGCCGCCGTGGCCGGGGGCGCCCCCGCCACGGTCGGCGCCGTGGTCGCCGACCGCCTGGGCGAGGGCGTGCTGCAGCGGCTCGTGGCCCCCGTGGTCGCCGGCGTGCACTCCGCCGACCCGGACACCCTGGACCTTCGCACCGTGGCCCCCGGGCTGCTCGAGGCCCTCGTGGAGCACGGTTCGCTGGCCCGCGCCGTGGCCGCCCAGCGGGCGGCCGCCCCGCCCGGGGCCCTCGTGGCCTCGCTGCGCGGGGGGATGAACACGCTGACCGCGGCCCTGGCCGCGGGCCTGCGCGCGGCCGGGGGCACGGTGCGCACGGGCGTGCGGGCCACGGCGCTCGAGCGCTCGGGGACCGGCTGGACGGTGGCCACGGACGGGCCCGGCCCGCTGGCCGCCGCACGCGTCGTCGTCGCCACGGACGGGCCCGCCGCATGGGACCTGCTCGCCCCGCTCGCCGGCCCGGCGCTGTCCGGGGCCGAGCGGCCCGCCGAGGGCGCCGGCGTCGCGCTCGTGACCGTGGTGGCGGACGCCGCCGGGCTGGACGCGGCGCCGCGCGGGACCGGGCTGCTCGTCTCGCCGGGGGTCCCGCCCGCCGCGGTGGGGGCCAAGGCGCTGACGCACGTGACCGCCAAGTGGGCCTGGGCGCGCGAGGCCGCGGCCGGCGGCCCGGACCGGCCGCACCCGCACCGGCACGTGCTCCGGCTGTCCTACGGCCGGAACTCGGACGCGCCGGACTCCACCGCCCCGGGCCACCGGACCCCGGACGCGGAGCTGCTGGCGCGGGCCGTCGCGGACGCCTCGGTGCTGACGGGCGTGGACCTGTCCGGGGCGGTGCGGTCCTCCCTCGTGGTGCGCTGGCGCTCGGCCCTGCCGGCGGCCACCACGGGGCACCGGGCCGCCGTGGGGGCCGTCCGGGGGTGGCTGGACGGGCAGCCGGGACTGGACGCGGTGGGCGCGTGGCTCGCCGGGACCGGGCTGGCGGCGATCGTGGCCGACACCCGCCGGAGGATCGGACGGACGGGGCCGTGAGGGGTAGGCTGGACTCGCCGTTCTACCGGCTGTAGAAGCCGGGTGCGGCACCGACCGTCCACCGCGGCGCACGCCCCGTGCCGGCGCCCGTACCGTGACACCACAGGAGTTGTGACGATGACCGAGACCCAGACCGCCGAGGACACGAGCGCCGACACCACGCCGCACGTCGAGTGGTTCACCACCTACACCGTCTTCGCGCGCAACGGCTCCGGGCAGGGCGGGCACACCGAGGCGGAGCGCCGGCGGGCCGTGGAGCAGTTCGAGGCCACGATCGCCGAACTCGCCGGGCAGGGCGTGACGGTGCGCGGCACCTATGACGTGTCCGGCATGCGGGCCGACGCGGACCTCATGGTCTGGATGTACGGCCACGTCCCGGAGGACCTCCAGGCGGCGATCCGCACCCTGCGCCGCACCGAGCTGCTCTCCGGGACCCGGATCGTGCTCAGCGCGATGGGCTCGGACCGGATGGCCGAGTTCAACAAGGACCACGTGCCGGCCTTCGCGATGGGCCGCCAGCCGCTGAAGTGGCTGTGCTTCTACCCCTTCGTCCGGTCCTACGACTGGTACACCCTCGAGCCGTCCGAGCGTGGCCGGATGCTGCGCGACCACGGCCTGCTCGGCCGCGACTTCCCGATGGTGTGGGCCAACACCACGAGCGCCTTCGCCCTGAACGACTGGGAGTGGCTGCTGGGCCTGGAGGCCCCCGAGCTGAACCACCTGGTGGACATGATGCGCCACCTGCGCAACAACGAGACGCGCCACTACGTGCGCGAGGAGGTGCCCTTCTACACCGGGCGCCTCGTCACCCCCACCGAGATCGCGGAGGTCCTGGCCTGATGAGCGAGCACACCAGCGGAGGGTCGGGCACGCCGTCCGCCGGCGCCTTCGACCCCCGGACCGGCTACGACGAGGACGGCGTGATGGCGCCGAAGCCGTACGACGCCCTGCTGCTGGCCTCCTTCGGCGGTCCCGAGGGGCAGGACGACGTCATCCCGTTCCTGCGCAACGTCACCCGCGGCCGGGGCATCCCGGACGAGCGCCTCGAGGAGGTCGCCACCCACTACCGGGCCAACGGCGGCGTCAGCCCCATCAACGAGCAGAACCGCGCCCTCAAGGCCGCGCTCGAGTCCGAGCTCGCCGCCCGCGGGATCGACCTGCCCGTCTACTGGGGCAACCGCAACTGGGGCCCGTACGTGCCGGAGACGCTGGAGCGGATCCACGCCGACGGGCACCGCCGCGTGCTCACCATCACCACCTCCGCGTACTCGTGCTACTCCTCGTGCCGCCAGTACCGCGAGGACCTCGGCATGGCCCTGCGCTCCACCGGCCTGGAGGGGGTGCTGGAGACGGACAAGGTCCGCCAGTACTTCAACCACCCGGGCTTCGTGGAGCCCTTCGCCGAGGGCCTGCGCGCCGGGCTGGCCGAGATCCGCGCCGAGCTGGCCGCCGCCGGCCGCGAGGGCGGGCGGCTGCACGTCTTCTTCGCGACCCACTCCATCCCCACCGCGGACGCCGCGGCGGCCGGCCCACGGCCGCTGGCCGCCGAGCTGCGGGAGCGGACCGGGCTCGAGCCGGGGGAGGGCAACGGTGCGGACGTCTACTCCGCCCAGCACCTGGACGTGGCCGAGCAGGTCCTGGCCCGCGTCCCCGAGGCCGAGGGCATCGACTGGTCGCTCGTCTACCAGTCGCGCTCCGGAGCACCGCACGTGCCGTGGCTCGAGCCGGACGTCAACGACGCGATCGAGGAGGCCGCGCGCACCACCGGCGAGGGCGCCGAGCCGCTCGCCGGCGTCCTGGTCGTCCCCCTGGGCTTCGTCTCGGACCACATGGAGGTCGTCTGGGACCTCGACACGGAGGCGCGGGAGACCGCCGAGGAGCTCGGCCTGGCCTTCCGCCGGACCCCCACGCCGGGCACGCACCCCGCCTTCGTGCGCGGGCTCGTGGACATCGTCGAGGAGCGCCTGGGCACCCGCGAGGGCCGCGCCGCCGTCGGGTGCCTGGGCGCCTGGTACGACGTGTGCCGCCCGAACTGCTGCGTCAAGGTGATGCGGGACGGCAGCGTCCGCCCGACCGTGGCCGCGGTGGACTCCGAGGTGGGAGTGCCCGCCCCGTGACCGGCGACCACACCGTGTTCACCGTCGGCACGCGCGGCTCGAACCTCGCCCGGACCCAGACCACCACGGTGGCCGAGGCCCTCGCCGGGGCCTCCGGGCTGGGCTACGAGCTGCGCGTCATCCGCACCGAGGGGGACGTGACCACCGGCTCCCTCGCCTCGCTCGGCGGGACGGGCGTCTTCGCCTCCGCCCTGCGCGCCGCCGTGCTGGACGGGGAGGTCGAGCTGGCCGTGCACTCCCTCAAGGACCTGCCCTCCGCCCAGCCCGAGGGCCTGGAGATTGCCGCCGTCCCGGCCCGCGTGGACGTCCGCGACGCCCTGTGTGCGCGCGACGGCCTGACGCTGGCGGAGCTGCCCGAGGGCGCCACGGTGGGCACCGGCTCGCCGCGCCGCGTGGCCCAGCTGCTGGCGGTGCGCCCGGACCTGCGGGTCGTGGACATCCGCGGCAACGTGCAGACCCGGCTCGCCCGCGTGCCCGGCCTCGAGCAGCACGACGACCACGCACCGGCCGCCGCGGGGGCGCCCCGCGGGGACCTGGACGCCGTGGTGCTGGCCTGCGCGGGCCTGGACCGTACCGGGCTGCAGTGGGCCATCACGGAGCGGCTGGCCCCCACCGTGATGCTGCCGGCCCCCGGGCAGGGCGCCCTGGCCGTGGAGTGCCGGCCGGGCACGGCCGCGGGGACCGAGGGGCCCGGGGAGGCGCTCGCGCGCGCCCTGGCCGACTACGACGACCCCGTCACCCGGCTGCAGGTGACCGCCGAGCGCGCCCTGCTGGGCCGGCTCGAGGCCGGCTGCGCCGCGCCGATCGGGGCGCTGGCCCGCGTGGAGCGCGGCGCCGACACCGGCTCGGGCCGCGAGGACGCTGGTCCGGATGCCCCCGCGCGGCTCGTCCTGGACGCCATGGTGGCCGCGCTGGACGGCAGCCGGGTCCTGCGCAGGCACGCCTCGGTGGAGCTGGACGCCGTGCGCGTGCGCCACGCGGACGGCTCGGCCGACACCCGGACGCTGGACACGGCCCGCACCCTCGGGATCGAGGTGGCGGAGGCCCTGCTGGCCGACGGCGCCGACCTGCTGCCGGCCGGCCGCTGACCGGGTCTCGCCGTGGAGGGCACGGGGCAGGGTGCGGGGCAGGGCACGGAGGACCGCGCGGGGGACGGCACCCGGCCCGGCGCTCGGCACCGCGCTCCGGACGCGGACGGCCGGGCGCGGACGGTCGTGCTCACCCGCCAGCCCGCCCAGGCCGGCGCCCTCGAGGCCGGCCTGCGGGCCGCCGGCCATGAGGTCCGGTTCCTGCCGCTGACGGACTTCGAGCTGCCGGAGGACCCCGCGCCCCTGCGCGAGGCCGTGCGCCGCCTCGCCGCCGGGGGATACGCCTGGCTCGTCGTCACGAGCCCCAACACCGTGCGCGCCCTGGTCCGTGCCGGCTGGGACGGGCGCCTGCCGGCCGGGGTCCGCGTGGCCGTGACCGGGCCCGGCACCGCGCGCGTGCTGGCGTCGGCCGGCGGCCCGGCCGCCCCCTGGATGCCCGACGGCGACGCCTCGGCGGCGGGGATCATCGCCGCCTTCCCGGCCCCGGACCTGGCCGGCACGGGCCGGCCGGGGCGCCGGGTGCTGCTGCCGCAGTCCGCGCTGGCCCCGGACGAGGTGGCCGCGGCCCTGGACGCCCGGGGCTGGGCCGTGGAGCGGATCGAGGCCTACCGCACCGTGCCGTACCCCGCGGCGCCGGCACGGCGGCTGCTGGCCGACGGGGGGCACCCCGTCGGCCTGGAGGAGGGCCCGGACGGCGCCGTCGGGCTCGGGGCCCTGGACGGGGCCGCCGTCGTGCTGACGAGCCCGAGCGCCGTGCGCGAGCTGGTCCGCCGGCTCGGCGGGCGACCGGTCGGGGACGCCGCGTTCATCGCCATCGGGCGCCCGACGCAGCGGGCCGCCGCCTCCTGCGGGCTGGCGCTGGCGGGGACGGCCGCCTCGCCGGACGCCCCCGGCGTGCTCGCGGTGCTCGCCGGCCTGCCGGCAACGCACTAGTCCGCTCGCCGCCCCGGGACCCGGCGACCCGGATCAGCGCCGCCCGGCGCGGCGCTTGAGGGCCACCTGCATCCGGCCGCCCTCCGTGCGGTGCTCCAGGTACGGCTGCTCGGCCACGAGGGTGCTGAGCTTGCGGTGGCCGAAGTCGCGCGGGTCGAAGTCCACGTGCGCCCGGCTCAGGTGCTGGCCCACCTGGCTCAGGTGCGCCCACCCGTCGTCCCCGCTCGTGGCGTTGACGGCCTTCATGAGCGCGCTCTGCAGGTTGATCCGCGGGGCCGACGCGTCCTCGGCCGGCTCGCCCGCCAGGCCGGCAGGCTCCACCCCGGCCGGCCCGGCGGCGTCCTCGCTCCCGCCCGTGACGCCGCCCGTCGCCCGCCCCGCGGCGGAGGACGCGGCCGCACCGGCGGCGCCGGCCGCCGCCGAGGACGCGGCCGAGGGGGCTGACACCGCCGCCCCGCCGGCCGCCGCCGAGCCCCGGCGCGCCCGGCTCCGGCCGCCCTCGGACCCGGCCACCGGCGCGGCCACCGGCGCCTCCGTCTCCGCGCCGTCGTCGGGGTCCCCGGCGCCGAGCAGCTCGAGGTAGATGAACTGGTCCACGGCATGGCGCAGGGACACCGGGGTCTTGCGCTCGCCCAGGCCGATGACGCGCTTGCCGGACTCGCGCAGGCGGGTGGCCAGCCGGGTGAAGTCCGAGTCCGAGGACACCAGGGCGAAGGTGTCCACGTGGCCCATCCACAGCAGGTCCATCGCCTCGATGATGAGGGCCGAGTCCGTGGAGTTCTTCCCCGCGGTGTAGGCGAACTGCTGCACGGGCTGGATGGCGAGGTCGTTGAGCGCCTTCTTCCAGCCGCCCAGGTTGGTGGTGGTCCAGTCCCCGTAGGCGCGCTTGACGGTCGCGGTGCCGTAGGTGGCCAGTTCCTCCAGGATGGCCCCGGCGTGGGCGGGCGAGACGTTGTCGCAGTCGATGAGCACGGCGATGCGCGTGGTCGCGCTGGAGGAGTCGGTCATGCCACTCACCCTAGACTGGTACGGCACCACCGCCGCCGAGCCCGGAGGATTCCATGGCCTTCCCCACCCACCGTCCGCGCCGCCTGCGCCAGTCCGCCGCCATGCGCCGGCTGGCCGCCGAGGTGAGGATCCACCCCGCGGACCTCATCCTGCCGGCGTTCATCCGGGAGGGCGCCACCGATCCCGTCCCGCTGCAGTCGATGCCGGGCGTCGTCCAGCACACGCGCGACTCGCTGCGGGCCGCCGCGGCCGAGGCCGCCGAGCTGGGGCTGGGCGGCATCATGCTCTTCGGCGTCCCCGAGACGCGCGACGCCACGGGCTCGGCCTGCCTGGACCCGGACGGCGTGCTCAACGACGCCATCCGCGCGGTCAAGGCGGAGGTGGGCGAGTCCCTCGTGGTCATGTCCGACCTGTGCCTGGACGAGTTCACCGACCACGGCCACTGCGGCGTGCTCACCGCGGACGGCGCCGTGGACAACGACGCCACGCTGGAGGTCTACGGCCGCATGGGCGTGGCGCAGGCCGAGGCCGGGGCGGACATGGTGGGTCCGTCCGGGATGATGGACGGCCAGGTGGCCGTCATCCGGCAGGCGCTGGACGACGCCGGCCACCAGGACACCGCGATCCTCGCCTACGCCGCCAAGTACTCCTCGGCGTTCTACGGCCCCTTCCGCGAGGCCGTGGACTCCCAGCTGACGGGCGACCGGAAGACCTACCAGATGGACCCGTCCAACCGCCGCGAGGCGATGCTCGAGGTCTCCCTGGACCTCGAGGAGGGCGCCGACATGGTGATGGTCAAGCCCGCCATGAGCTACCTGGACATCCTGCGGGACGTGGCCGAGATGTCCGACGTGCCGGTCTCGGCGTACCAGATCTCCGGGGAGTACGCGATGATCGAGGCCGCCGCCGCCAACGGCTGGATCGACCGCGACCAGGCCGTCATCGAGTCCGTGCTCTCCATCCGCCGGGCCGGGGCGGACACCGTGCTGACGTACTGGGCCGGTGAACTGGCCCGCTGGATCAAGGAAGGCAGGCTCTGATGACCGGGACCACCGGCACCACCGCACCCACCACCAACGCCGGGCTCTACGAGGCCGCGCGCACCGTCATCCCGGGGGGCGTGAACTCCCCGGTGCGGGCCTTCGGCTCCGTGGGCGGCACCCCCGTGGCCATGGTGCGCGCCGCCGGGCCCTACCTGACGGACGTCGAGGGCCGCGAGTACGTGGACCTCGTGTGCTCGTGGGGCCCCATGCTGCTGGGCCACAACCACCCGGCGGTCGTGGAGGCCGTGCACCGCGCCGTGGACGCCGGGCTGTCCTTCGGCACCTCCACCCCGGACGAGGCCCGGCTCGCCACGCTCATCGCCTCGCGCGTGCCCGTGGACCGGGTGCGCATGGTCTCCACCGGCACCGAGGCCACCATGACCGCCCTGCGGCTCGCGCGCGGCGCCACGGGCCGCAACCTCGTGGTGAAGTTCGCCGGCTGCTACCACGGGCACTCGGACGGCCTGCTCGCCGCGGCCGGCTCCGGGGTGGCGACCCAGTCCCTGCCCGGCTCCGCCGGTGTCACGGAGGCCCAGGCCGCCGAGACCCTCGTGCTGCCCTACAACGACACGGCCGCCCTCGAGGAGGTGTTCGCCGCCCGCGGCGCGGACGTCGCCGCGGTCATCACGGAGGCCGCCCCCTGCAACATGGGCGTGGTCGCCCCCGCGGAGGGCTTCAACCGCTTCCTGCGCGAGATCACCGGGCGCCACGGCGCCCTGCTGGTCTGGGACGAGGTCCTCACCGGCTTCCGCGCCTCGGACACCGGCTACTGGGGCCTCTCGGGCCGGCCGGAGGGGTGGACCCCGGACCTGTGGACGTTCGGCAAGGTGATCGGCGGCGGGATGCCCACGGCCGCCGTCGCCGGCCGGACCGAGGTCATGGACCTGCTGGCGCCGCTGGGACCGGTCTACCAGGCCGGCACGCTGTCCGGGAACCCGGTGGCCATGGCCTGCGGCCTGGCCACCCTCGGCAACGCGACCGCGGACGTGTACGCCACGATCGACCGGCGCTCGCGCCAGCTCGAGGGGCTGCTGGTGGAGGCGCTCACCACGGCGGGCGTGGACCACTCCATCCAGCGGGCGGGGACCCTGTTCTCGGTCGCGTTCGGCACCTCGGCCCGCGGCGTCCACGACTACGCCGACGCCCAGGCCCAGGAGGCGTTCCGCTACGGGCCGTTCTTCCACGCCATGCTCGAGCACGGGGTGTACCTGCCCCCGAGCGTCTTCGAGGCGTGGTTCGTCTCCGCCGCGCACGACGACGCCGCGATGGAGCGCGTCGCCGCGGCCCTGCCGCACGCCGCGCGCGCAGCGGCCGCGGCCCGGCCGGCGGCCGGCTGACCGGCTCCCGACCGGGGACGACGGCGGCCCGGCACCCGGGCCTGGGAGCTCCAGGCCGGGTGCCGGGCCGCCGTCGGGTGCGGTCCCCCGAGGCCCGGGAGGCCGGGATCCGGGAGGCCGTGGCTCAGAAGGCCGGCGTCACGTCACCGTTGGGCCAGGTCTCGAGGATGTAGTCCTTGACCTCCTGGGAGTGCAGCAGCTCGTCCAGCTTCTGGATGGCCGGGGTCTCCTCGCCGGCGCGCCAGGCCAGGAAGTTGGCGTACGGGTTGTCCTCGACGGACTCGACGATGAGGGCGTCGTCCGTGCTCATCCCGGCCTGGAGGATGAAGTTGCCGTTGATGATCGCCAGGTCCACCTTGGGGTCCTTGACGAGCTGGACGAGGATCTCGGGCTGGTTCTCCTCGAACGCCAGGCCCTTGGGGTTCTGCTCCTCGGTCAGCGTCAGGGCGGCGGAGTCGTCCTCGATGCCCTGCAGCAGCCCCGCGGTCTCGAGCATCTTCAGCGCGCGCGGCTGGTTGCCCGGGTCGTTGGTGATGGCGATGGTGGCGCCGTCCGGGATGGCCTCGACCGAGTCGTGCTTCTCCGAGAAGGCGGCGTAGGGCTCGATGTGGATGCCCTCGCCGTGCTCGAACTCGTAGCCCTTCTCCTCCACCTGCGCGTTGAAGAACGGCTCGTGCATGAAGTAGTTGGCGTCGGAGGAGCCCTCGTCCAGGGAGACGTTGGGCAGCTGGTAGTCGTCGAACTCCTGGATCTCCAGGTCGATGCCGGTGCCCTCGGTGAGGTTCTCGTCCACGTACTCCAGGACCTGGGCGTGCGGGACGGGGTTGGCACCGACCTTGACCGTGACCGGGTTGGCCGGGTCCAGGCTCGCGGCCGCGGACGGCGAGGCGTCGCCGCCGCCACCGGCGCCGCAGCCGGCCAGGGCGGCGGTGAGCAGCAGGCCGCCGGCACCGAGCAGCGAGCGGCGGCGCAGGGGAGAGGTGGTGGGGGTCATGGGGTTCCTTCGGTCGAGGCGGTGGGGGGAGGGGTGGAGCGGGGGAGCGGTGGGTCCGCTCAGCGGTGGTCGACGGCGCGGACGATGCGGTCGCCGATCCACTGGATGAGCTGCACGAGCACCACCATGATGACGATCGTGACGACCATGACGGCGGAGTCGAAGCGCTGGTAGCCGTAGTTGTAGGCCAGCCGGCCCAGGCCGCCGCCGCCGATCAGCCCGGCCATGGCGGAGTAGCCCACCAGCATGACGAGCGTGGTGGTGATGGAGGCCACGAGCCCGGGCATCGCCTCGGGCAGCAGCACCTTGCGCACGACCTGCCCGCGGGTGGAGCCCATGACGCGGGCGGCGTCCACCGTGCCGGCGGGGACCTCGCGCAGCGAGGTCTCCACCAGGCGGGCGAAGAACGGGGCGGTGCCGATGGTCAGGGAGACGGTCGCCGCGATGGGCCCGATCGAGGTGCCCACGAGCCACGCGGTGAACGGGATGAGCGCCACCATGAGGATCGCGTAGGGGATCGACCGGGTGATGTTGACCACCACGGAGGACAGCAGCACGTGCAGCCAGCGCACGGGCCGCAGCCCGCCGGGCGCCGTGACGTGCAGGATGATGCCGAGGGCCAGGCCGATCACGAGGGTGAACACGCCGGCGACGCCCACCATCACGAGGGTCTCGCCGAACGCCTCGGGCAGCGCGTCGGTCAGGGCGGGATTCTCCAGCAGGTCCTGGAACGGGTTCACTGTGCACCTCCGAGGTCCTGTGCGGTGTCCTGGGCCGTCTCCACCTGGGTCCGGGTCCGCTGTTCGGCCCGGTAGCCCGTGGACCGCAGGAACTCCACGACGGCGTCCGCGCCGTCCGGCCCGGTGGCCGCGTCCTCCGGCAGGGCCAGCAGGTGGTGGGCGAAGCGCTGCCCGGCGAGGTCCTCCACGGAGCCGGCCAGCACCCGCACGGGGTGCCCGAACCGCTCGCGGATCACGGCGCTGACGGGGACGTCGGCGTTGGGGCCGTGGCCCAGGACCTCCACGAGGGGCCCGGCCGTGTCCAGCGCGGCCTCCGGCAGCGGCAACAGGGCGGCGGAGAGCCGCGAGCCCAGGCCCGAGGCGACCTCGGCGAGGTCGCCGCCCTCCACGATCCGGCCGCGGTCCAGCAGGGACACCGAGGTGCAGATCTTCTTCACCACGTGCATCTCGTGGGTGATCACCACCACCGTCAGGCCGAGCCGGTCGGACAGGTCCCGGATCAGCTCCAGGATCCCGTCGGTGGTGGCGGGGTCCAGGGCGGAGGTGGGCTCGTCGCACAGCAGCACGCGGGGGTCCGAGGCCAGGGCGCGGGCGATGCCCACGCGCTGGCGCTGGCCGCCCGAGAGCTGGGCCGGGTAGGAGTCCCCGAAGTCCTCGAGCCCCACGAGTGCGAGCAGGTCGCGCGCGCGGGCGGTGCGGGCGGCGCGGTCCTGCCCGGTGATCTCGAGGGGGAACGCGACGTTGGCGAGCACGGTGCGGGAGTCCAGCAGGTTCGCGTGCTGGAACACCATGCCGATCCGGCGCCGGGCCTGCAGCAGGTCCCGGTCCGCCGCGGTCGCCAGGTCGGCGCCGTCGATGGCCACCGAGCCGGAGGTCGGGCGGTCCAGCAGGGTGAGGCAGCGCACGAGCGTCGACTTGCCGGCCCCCGAGTGGCCGATGATGCCGTGCACGGAGCCCGTGGGGACGGTCAGGTCGATGCCGTCCAGGGCGACCACCTCGCGGTCGCCCTGCCGGTAGACCTTGCGCAGGCCACGGATGGAGATCATGGAGTCCCTTCGGTTCGGGGTCGTCGCGGCCACGGTCGGTGCCCGCGACGGGTGCTGCCGCCGTCGGTGGACGGTGACACCCCATTTAATCAAGCATCCCGCCCCGGCGCCGACGCGCGGGGCGGTCCGGGGCTCCCGCAGCGACACACGCGGCCCGTCGGGCGCGCCGCGCCGGGCCCGGGCGGCGAAGATGACGCCGTGTGACGCGCCTCAGCGGCGGGCCACCGGCCAGTCCCCGTTGACGACGGCGGTCGGGTCCTTCCGGCGCAGGTACTCCTGGAAGCTCGCGGCCTGCTCGGCCTTCCACGCGCACTGCTGTCCCTGCAGGGTCTCGAGCGGGACCTGCAGCTGCGGGTAGCGCCGGGCCAGGGCGTCGGCGACGCCGACGGCGGCCAGCGAGTCCGCCGCCGAGGTGTGGGCGTCCCGCAGCGGCACGCGGTACAGGTCGCAGACGTCCGTGAGCGTTCGCTTGCCCCGCCGGTAGCGGTCCACCTGCTTGTCGATGACGTAGGGGTCGATGACCCAGCGGTTCTGCAGCGGCTCCAGTCCCCGCCGGGCCAGCTCCCGGTCCATGACCGTGAAGTCGTAGCAGGCGTTGAACGCGATCACCGGGATGCCGGCGTCGAAGAAGTCCCGCAGGGTGTCCGCGATCTCCACGATGGCGGCGTCCGCGGGCAGGCCCTCGGCCTGCGCGCGCTCCGTGGTGACGCCGTGGACGGCGGCGGCCTCGGCGGGGATGGGCACGCCGGGGTCCACGAGCCACTCGTAGGCCGCCGCGAGGCGGCCGTGCGGGTCCACGACGACGAGGGAGGC
This genomic window from Citricoccus sp. SGAir0253 contains:
- the hemE gene encoding uroporphyrinogen decarboxylase; this encodes MPLDSAIHPALPTDHPLTTRDASRSTAESPLVTAYRGGTPSRTPVWFMRQAGRSLPEYRAVREGIGMLESCLKPELAAEITLQPVRRHDVDAAIFFSDIVIPLKLAGVDVDIVPGVGPVLGSAVRTAEDVAALPQLTDEALEPIREAVRLTVAELGSTPLIGFAGAPFTVAAYMVEGRPSRDHLGPRTMMHSDPEAWGALAAWAADAAGRFLRAQIEAGASAGQLFDSWAGSLSVADYVRHVQPHSARALGHVRDLARAHGVPLVHFGTGTSELLPAMRDAGASVMGVDYRLPLGEAHRRLAAAPGPDGRGAVPLQGNIDPALLAAPWDVLEAHVREVVEAGREAPGHVVNLGHGVPPTTDPDVLTRVVELVHSLRP
- a CDS encoding NAD(P)/FAD-dependent oxidoreductase, with product MTGGPVDPARPVVPAPAPDAGATAVVIGGGVSGLLAGWELARAGHRVTVLESTGVPGGCVAPVEAPLPDGPSLVLDAGAESFAVRTPAVRELVDELGLSAAVVRPEPTGSWLFLPAPAGAGPGRAVRAPRVGLLGIPGDLDAPEVAEALGPEALDRARRDLRAPVDRWAAAVAGGAPATVGAVVADRLGEGVLQRLVAPVVAGVHSADPDTLDLRTVAPGLLEALVEHGSLARAVAAQRAAAPPGALVASLRGGMNTLTAALAAGLRAAGGTVRTGVRATALERSGTGWTVATDGPGPLAAARVVVATDGPAAWDLLAPLAGPALSGAERPAEGAGVALVTVVADAAGLDAAPRGTGLLVSPGVPPAAVGAKALTHVTAKWAWAREAAAGGPDRPHPHRHVLRLSYGRNSDAPDSTAPGHRTPDAELLARAVADASVLTGVDLSGAVRSSLVVRWRSALPAATTGHRAAVGAVRGWLDGQPGLDAVGAWLAGTGLAAIVADTRRRIGRTGP
- the hemQ gene encoding hydrogen peroxide-dependent heme synthase, giving the protein MTETQTAEDTSADTTPHVEWFTTYTVFARNGSGQGGHTEAERRRAVEQFEATIAELAGQGVTVRGTYDVSGMRADADLMVWMYGHVPEDLQAAIRTLRRTELLSGTRIVLSAMGSDRMAEFNKDHVPAFAMGRQPLKWLCFYPFVRSYDWYTLEPSERGRMLRDHGLLGRDFPMVWANTTSAFALNDWEWLLGLEAPELNHLVDMMRHLRNNETRHYVREEVPFYTGRLVTPTEIAEVLA
- a CDS encoding ferrochelatase; the protein is MSEHTSGGSGTPSAGAFDPRTGYDEDGVMAPKPYDALLLASFGGPEGQDDVIPFLRNVTRGRGIPDERLEEVATHYRANGGVSPINEQNRALKAALESELAARGIDLPVYWGNRNWGPYVPETLERIHADGHRRVLTITTSAYSCYSSCRQYREDLGMALRSTGLEGVLETDKVRQYFNHPGFVEPFAEGLRAGLAEIRAELAAAGREGGRLHVFFATHSIPTADAAAAGPRPLAAELRERTGLEPGEGNGADVYSAQHLDVAEQVLARVPEAEGIDWSLVYQSRSGAPHVPWLEPDVNDAIEEAARTTGEGAEPLAGVLVVPLGFVSDHMEVVWDLDTEARETAEELGLAFRRTPTPGTHPAFVRGLVDIVEERLGTREGRAAVGCLGAWYDVCRPNCCVKVMRDGSVRPTVAAVDSEVGVPAP
- the hemC gene encoding hydroxymethylbilane synthase, whose translation is MTGDHTVFTVGTRGSNLARTQTTTVAEALAGASGLGYELRVIRTEGDVTTGSLASLGGTGVFASALRAAVLDGEVELAVHSLKDLPSAQPEGLEIAAVPARVDVRDALCARDGLTLAELPEGATVGTGSPRRVAQLLAVRPDLRVVDIRGNVQTRLARVPGLEQHDDHAPAAAGAPRGDLDAVVLACAGLDRTGLQWAITERLAPTVMLPAPGQGALAVECRPGTAAGTEGPGEALARALADYDDPVTRLQVTAERALLGRLEAGCAAPIGALARVERGADTGSGREDAGPDAPARLVLDAMVAALDGSRVLRRHASVELDAVRVRHADGSADTRTLDTARTLGIEVAEALLADGADLLPAGR